A stretch of the Sylvia atricapilla isolate bSylAtr1 chromosome 30, bSylAtr1.pri, whole genome shotgun sequence genome encodes the following:
- the ARNT gene encoding aryl hydrocarbon receptor nuclear translocator isoform X3 produces MAATAASAEMASDVSSLGAAVGSGSSGSGAQAGGAAAQRPSKRRPGLDFDDDGEGNSKFLRCDDDPMPNDKERFARENHSEIERRRRNKMTAYITELSDMVPTCSALARKPDKLTILRMAVSHMKSLRGTGNTSTDGTYKPSFLTDQELKHLILEAADGFLFIVSCETGRVVYVSDSVTPVLNQPQSEWFGSTLYEQVHPDDVGKLREQLSTSENALTEGTKPWCLSTKDAAAPPENASKGRILDLKTGTVKKEGQQSMRMCMGSRRSFICRMRCGNSSVDPVAVNRLSFMRNRCRNGLGAAKDGEPHYVVVHCTGYIKAWPPAGVSLPDDDPDAGQGSKFCLVAIGRLQVTSSPNCTDMNNVCQPTEFISRHNTEGIFTFIDHRCVATVGYQPQELLGKDIVDFCHPEDQQLLRDSFQQVVKLKGQVLSVMFRFRSKNREWLWMRTSSFTFQNPYSDEIEYIICTNTNVKNSSQESRPALANSMPRPQLGQSVSLPLDMGTAPLPSRQQQPPQAELEVGPGRESLAGYEHSQVPVQPVSAAGPEHSKPLEKAESLFSQERDPRFGDIFPGISTDQSKASTMPANPPLFAQGNTFTAARPTENFRSSSMVPPVNIIQQQSSPAGRILSQISRHSTPAQVSGTTWAPGTRPVFTPQQVASQTVKTRPPSFGMGTFQGTPSSFSSMAAPGSTASPTTVPYPALASRGTGFTAAEAAQTPAPFQPRAADAVGMWPQWQGQHHGPGSGEQHVQQPQPSQPEVFPDMLTMLGDQGPNYNNEEFPELNIFPSFSE; encoded by the exons ATGGCCGCCACCGCCGCCAGCGCGG AGATGGCCTCCGATGTTTCCTCGCTGGGTGCAGCCGTGGGCTCCGGGAGCTCGGGGTCGGGAGCTCAGGCTGGAGGAGCCGCTGCTCAGAGGCCCAGCAAGAGACGGCCCgg gctCGATTTTGATGACGATGGAGAAGGGAACAGTAAATTCCTCAG ATGTGATGATGACCCAATGCCAAACGATAAAGAGAGATTTGCCAG GGAGAACCACAGCGAGATCGAGCGCAGGAGGAGGAACAAGATGACCGCCTACATCACGGAGCTGTCGGACATGGTGCCCACGTGCAGCGCCCTGGCCCGCAAGCCGGACAAGCTGACCATCCTGCGCATGGCCGTGTCCCACATGAAATCCCTGCGTGGCACTGGCAACACCTCCACAGATGGCACCTACAAACCCTCCTTCCTCACCGACCAG gAGCTCAAACACCTGATCCTGGAGGCAGCTGATGGCTTCCTGTTCATCGTGTCGTGCGAGACGGGCCGCGTGGTCTACGTGTCGGACTCGGTGACGCCGGTGCTGAACCAGCCCCAGTCCGAGTGGTTTGGCAGCACCTTGTACGAGCAGGTGCACCCCGACGACGTGGGCAagctgagggagcagctctccACCTCTGAGAACGCCCTCACAG AGGGAACCAAGCCCTGGTGCCTTTCTACCAAGGATGCTGCAGCCCCCCCCGAGAATGCATCTAAAG GTCGTATTCTCGATTTGAAGACGGGGACTGTGAAGAAGGAAGGGCAGCAGTCCATGAGGATGTGCATGGGCTCCCGGAGATCTTTCATCTGCCGAATGAG GTGTGGCAACAGCTCTGTGGATCCAGTTGCTGTCAATCGTCTCAGCTTCATGAGGAATCGCTGCAG GAATGGTTTAGGTGCAGCCAAGGATGGAGAACCTCACTACGTCGTTGTACACTGCACGGGCTACATCAAAGCCTGGCCCCCAGCAG GTGTTTCCTTGCCTGACGATGACCCCGACGCTGGCCAGGGCAGCAAGTTCTGCCTCGTGGCCATTGGCAGGCTCCAG GTGACCAGCTCCCCCAACTGCACAGACATGAACAATGTGTGCCAGCCCACAGAGTTCATCTCCCGACACAACACCGAAGGAATTTTCACCTTCATCGACCACCGGTGCGTGGCCACCGTGGGTTACCAGCCCCAG GAACTTTTGGGGAAAGACATTGTGGATTTCTGCCATCCAGAAGACCAGCAGCTTTTACGGGACAGTTTTCAGCAG gTGGTGAAGTTAAAAGGTCAGGTTCTGTCAGTCATGTTCCGCTTCCGATCCAAAAACCGGGAATGGCTGTGGATGAGAACCAGCTCCTTCACCTTCCAGAACCCCTACTCGGATGAGATCGAATACATCATCTGCACCAACACCAACGTCAA GAACTCGAGCCAAGAGTCCCGGCCTGCCCTGGCAAACTCCATGCCAAGGcctcagctggggcagagcGTCAGCCTTCCCCTGGACATGGGCACGGCCCCACTGCCCTCAAG GCAGCAGCAACcaccccaggcagagctggaagtgGGCCCAGGAAGGGAGAGCTTGGCTGGCTACGAGCACTCACAG GTGCCCGTCCAGCCCGTGAGCGCTGCCGGCCCCGAGCACAGCAAGCCCCTGGAGAAGGCTGAGAGCCTCTTCAGCCAGGAGCGGGACCCACGCTTCGGGGACATCTTCCCTGGCATCAGCACAG ACCAGAGCAAAGCCAGCACCATGCCAGCCAACCCTCCCCTCTTCGCCCAGGGAAACACCTTCACTGCTGCACGGCCCACTGAGAACTTCAG gagcagcagcatggtCCCTCCAGTGAACATCATCCAGCAGCAGTCCTCCCCCGCCGGCCGGATCTTATCCCAGATTTCCCGGCACTCCACGCCAGCTCAGGTCAGCGGGACCACCTGGGCTCCAGGGACACGGCCGGTGTTCACACCCCAG CAAGTGGCATCGCAGACAGTGAAGACCCGGCCGCCTTCCTTCGGCATGGGGACATTCCAGGGCACGCCGTCCTCCTTCAGCTCCATGGCAGCGCCGGGATCCACGGCTTCTCCCACCACGGTGCCGTACCCGGCCCTGGCCAGCCGTGGCACAGGCTTCA CAGCCGCGGAGGCAGCGCAGACCCCGGCCCCGTTCCAGCCCCGCGCCGCCGACGCCGTGGGGATGTGGCCACAgtggcagggacagcaccacGGGCCAGGATCCGGGGAGCAGCAcgtgcagcagccccagcccagccagcctgAGGTCTTCCCA GACATGCTGACCATGTTGGGGGACCAAGGGCCCAACTACAACAATGAAGAATTCCCAGAGTTGAATATATTCCCTTCTTTCTCCGAATAA
- the ARNT gene encoding aryl hydrocarbon receptor nuclear translocator isoform X1, whose amino-acid sequence MAATAASAEMASDVSSLGAAVGSGSSGSGAQAGGAAAQRPSKRRPGLDFDDDGEGNSKFLRCDDDPMPNDKERFARSDDEQSSADKERLARENHSEIERRRRNKMTAYITELSDMVPTCSALARKPDKLTILRMAVSHMKSLRGTGNTSTDGTYKPSFLTDQELKHLILEAADGFLFIVSCETGRVVYVSDSVTPVLNQPQSEWFGSTLYEQVHPDDVGKLREQLSTSENALTEGTKPWCLSTKDAAAPPENASKGRILDLKTGTVKKEGQQSMRMCMGSRRSFICRMRCGNSSVDPVAVNRLSFMRNRCRNGLGAAKDGEPHYVVVHCTGYIKAWPPAGVSLPDDDPDAGQGSKFCLVAIGRLQVTSSPNCTDMNNVCQPTEFISRHNTEGIFTFIDHRCVATVGYQPQELLGKDIVDFCHPEDQQLLRDSFQQVVKLKGQVLSVMFRFRSKNREWLWMRTSSFTFQNPYSDEIEYIICTNTNVKNSSQESRPALANSMPRPQLGQSVSLPLDMGTAPLPSRQQQPPQAELEVGPGRESLAGYEHSQVPVQPVSAAGPEHSKPLEKAESLFSQERDPRFGDIFPGISTDQSKASTMPANPPLFAQGNTFTAARPTENFRSSSMVPPVNIIQQQSSPAGRILSQISRHSTPAQVSGTTWAPGTRPVFTPQQVASQTVKTRPPSFGMGTFQGTPSSFSSMAAPGSTASPTTVPYPALASRGTGFTAAEAAQTPAPFQPRAADAVGMWPQWQGQHHGPGSGEQHVQQPQPSQPEVFPDMLTMLGDQGPNYNNEEFPELNIFPSFSE is encoded by the exons ATGGCCGCCACCGCCGCCAGCGCGG AGATGGCCTCCGATGTTTCCTCGCTGGGTGCAGCCGTGGGCTCCGGGAGCTCGGGGTCGGGAGCTCAGGCTGGAGGAGCCGCTGCTCAGAGGCCCAGCAAGAGACGGCCCgg gctCGATTTTGATGACGATGGAGAAGGGAACAGTAAATTCCTCAG ATGTGATGATGACCCAATGCCAAACGATAAAGAGAGATTTGCCAG gtcTGATGATGAGCAGAGCTCAGCGGATAAGGAGAGACTTGCCAG GGAGAACCACAGCGAGATCGAGCGCAGGAGGAGGAACAAGATGACCGCCTACATCACGGAGCTGTCGGACATGGTGCCCACGTGCAGCGCCCTGGCCCGCAAGCCGGACAAGCTGACCATCCTGCGCATGGCCGTGTCCCACATGAAATCCCTGCGTGGCACTGGCAACACCTCCACAGATGGCACCTACAAACCCTCCTTCCTCACCGACCAG gAGCTCAAACACCTGATCCTGGAGGCAGCTGATGGCTTCCTGTTCATCGTGTCGTGCGAGACGGGCCGCGTGGTCTACGTGTCGGACTCGGTGACGCCGGTGCTGAACCAGCCCCAGTCCGAGTGGTTTGGCAGCACCTTGTACGAGCAGGTGCACCCCGACGACGTGGGCAagctgagggagcagctctccACCTCTGAGAACGCCCTCACAG AGGGAACCAAGCCCTGGTGCCTTTCTACCAAGGATGCTGCAGCCCCCCCCGAGAATGCATCTAAAG GTCGTATTCTCGATTTGAAGACGGGGACTGTGAAGAAGGAAGGGCAGCAGTCCATGAGGATGTGCATGGGCTCCCGGAGATCTTTCATCTGCCGAATGAG GTGTGGCAACAGCTCTGTGGATCCAGTTGCTGTCAATCGTCTCAGCTTCATGAGGAATCGCTGCAG GAATGGTTTAGGTGCAGCCAAGGATGGAGAACCTCACTACGTCGTTGTACACTGCACGGGCTACATCAAAGCCTGGCCCCCAGCAG GTGTTTCCTTGCCTGACGATGACCCCGACGCTGGCCAGGGCAGCAAGTTCTGCCTCGTGGCCATTGGCAGGCTCCAG GTGACCAGCTCCCCCAACTGCACAGACATGAACAATGTGTGCCAGCCCACAGAGTTCATCTCCCGACACAACACCGAAGGAATTTTCACCTTCATCGACCACCGGTGCGTGGCCACCGTGGGTTACCAGCCCCAG GAACTTTTGGGGAAAGACATTGTGGATTTCTGCCATCCAGAAGACCAGCAGCTTTTACGGGACAGTTTTCAGCAG gTGGTGAAGTTAAAAGGTCAGGTTCTGTCAGTCATGTTCCGCTTCCGATCCAAAAACCGGGAATGGCTGTGGATGAGAACCAGCTCCTTCACCTTCCAGAACCCCTACTCGGATGAGATCGAATACATCATCTGCACCAACACCAACGTCAA GAACTCGAGCCAAGAGTCCCGGCCTGCCCTGGCAAACTCCATGCCAAGGcctcagctggggcagagcGTCAGCCTTCCCCTGGACATGGGCACGGCCCCACTGCCCTCAAG GCAGCAGCAACcaccccaggcagagctggaagtgGGCCCAGGAAGGGAGAGCTTGGCTGGCTACGAGCACTCACAG GTGCCCGTCCAGCCCGTGAGCGCTGCCGGCCCCGAGCACAGCAAGCCCCTGGAGAAGGCTGAGAGCCTCTTCAGCCAGGAGCGGGACCCACGCTTCGGGGACATCTTCCCTGGCATCAGCACAG ACCAGAGCAAAGCCAGCACCATGCCAGCCAACCCTCCCCTCTTCGCCCAGGGAAACACCTTCACTGCTGCACGGCCCACTGAGAACTTCAG gagcagcagcatggtCCCTCCAGTGAACATCATCCAGCAGCAGTCCTCCCCCGCCGGCCGGATCTTATCCCAGATTTCCCGGCACTCCACGCCAGCTCAGGTCAGCGGGACCACCTGGGCTCCAGGGACACGGCCGGTGTTCACACCCCAG CAAGTGGCATCGCAGACAGTGAAGACCCGGCCGCCTTCCTTCGGCATGGGGACATTCCAGGGCACGCCGTCCTCCTTCAGCTCCATGGCAGCGCCGGGATCCACGGCTTCTCCCACCACGGTGCCGTACCCGGCCCTGGCCAGCCGTGGCACAGGCTTCA CAGCCGCGGAGGCAGCGCAGACCCCGGCCCCGTTCCAGCCCCGCGCCGCCGACGCCGTGGGGATGTGGCCACAgtggcagggacagcaccacGGGCCAGGATCCGGGGAGCAGCAcgtgcagcagccccagcccagccagcctgAGGTCTTCCCA GACATGCTGACCATGTTGGGGGACCAAGGGCCCAACTACAACAATGAAGAATTCCCAGAGTTGAATATATTCCCTTCTTTCTCCGAATAA
- the ARNT gene encoding aryl hydrocarbon receptor nuclear translocator isoform X5 has protein sequence MAATAASAEMASDVSSLGAAVGSGSSGSGAQAGGAAAQRPSKRRPGLDFDDDGEGNSKFLRCDDDPMPNDKERFARSDDEQSSADKERLARENHSEIERRRRNKMTAYITELSDMVPTCSALARKPDKLTILRMAVSHMKSLRGTGNTSTDGTYKPSFLTDQELKHLILEAADGFLFIVSCETGRVVYVSDSVTPVLNQPQSEWFGSTLYEQVHPDDVGKLREQLSTSENALTGRILDLKTGTVKKEGQQSMRMCMGSRRSFICRMRCGNSSVDPVAVNRLSFMRNRCRNGLGAAKDGEPHYVVVHCTGYIKAWPPAGVSLPDDDPDAGQGSKFCLVAIGRLQVTSSPNCTDMNNVCQPTEFISRHNTEGIFTFIDHRCVATVGYQPQELLGKDIVDFCHPEDQQLLRDSFQQVVKLKGQVLSVMFRFRSKNREWLWMRTSSFTFQNPYSDEIEYIICTNTNVKNSSQESRPALANSMPRPQLGQSVSLPLDMGTAPLPSRQQQPPQAELEVGPGRESLAGYEHSQVPVQPVSAAGPEHSKPLEKAESLFSQERDPRFGDIFPGISTDQSKASTMPANPPLFAQGNTFTAARPTENFRSSSMVPPVNIIQQQSSPAGRILSQISRHSTPAQVSGTTWAPGTRPVFTPQQVASQTVKTRPPSFGMGTFQGTPSSFSSMAAPGSTASPTTVPYPALASRGTGFTAAEAAQTPAPFQPRAADAVGMWPQWQGQHHGPGSGEQHVQQPQPSQPEVFPDMLTMLGDQGPNYNNEEFPELNIFPSFSE, from the exons ATGGCCGCCACCGCCGCCAGCGCGG AGATGGCCTCCGATGTTTCCTCGCTGGGTGCAGCCGTGGGCTCCGGGAGCTCGGGGTCGGGAGCTCAGGCTGGAGGAGCCGCTGCTCAGAGGCCCAGCAAGAGACGGCCCgg gctCGATTTTGATGACGATGGAGAAGGGAACAGTAAATTCCTCAG ATGTGATGATGACCCAATGCCAAACGATAAAGAGAGATTTGCCAG gtcTGATGATGAGCAGAGCTCAGCGGATAAGGAGAGACTTGCCAG GGAGAACCACAGCGAGATCGAGCGCAGGAGGAGGAACAAGATGACCGCCTACATCACGGAGCTGTCGGACATGGTGCCCACGTGCAGCGCCCTGGCCCGCAAGCCGGACAAGCTGACCATCCTGCGCATGGCCGTGTCCCACATGAAATCCCTGCGTGGCACTGGCAACACCTCCACAGATGGCACCTACAAACCCTCCTTCCTCACCGACCAG gAGCTCAAACACCTGATCCTGGAGGCAGCTGATGGCTTCCTGTTCATCGTGTCGTGCGAGACGGGCCGCGTGGTCTACGTGTCGGACTCGGTGACGCCGGTGCTGAACCAGCCCCAGTCCGAGTGGTTTGGCAGCACCTTGTACGAGCAGGTGCACCCCGACGACGTGGGCAagctgagggagcagctctccACCTCTGAGAACGCCCTCACAG GTCGTATTCTCGATTTGAAGACGGGGACTGTGAAGAAGGAAGGGCAGCAGTCCATGAGGATGTGCATGGGCTCCCGGAGATCTTTCATCTGCCGAATGAG GTGTGGCAACAGCTCTGTGGATCCAGTTGCTGTCAATCGTCTCAGCTTCATGAGGAATCGCTGCAG GAATGGTTTAGGTGCAGCCAAGGATGGAGAACCTCACTACGTCGTTGTACACTGCACGGGCTACATCAAAGCCTGGCCCCCAGCAG GTGTTTCCTTGCCTGACGATGACCCCGACGCTGGCCAGGGCAGCAAGTTCTGCCTCGTGGCCATTGGCAGGCTCCAG GTGACCAGCTCCCCCAACTGCACAGACATGAACAATGTGTGCCAGCCCACAGAGTTCATCTCCCGACACAACACCGAAGGAATTTTCACCTTCATCGACCACCGGTGCGTGGCCACCGTGGGTTACCAGCCCCAG GAACTTTTGGGGAAAGACATTGTGGATTTCTGCCATCCAGAAGACCAGCAGCTTTTACGGGACAGTTTTCAGCAG gTGGTGAAGTTAAAAGGTCAGGTTCTGTCAGTCATGTTCCGCTTCCGATCCAAAAACCGGGAATGGCTGTGGATGAGAACCAGCTCCTTCACCTTCCAGAACCCCTACTCGGATGAGATCGAATACATCATCTGCACCAACACCAACGTCAA GAACTCGAGCCAAGAGTCCCGGCCTGCCCTGGCAAACTCCATGCCAAGGcctcagctggggcagagcGTCAGCCTTCCCCTGGACATGGGCACGGCCCCACTGCCCTCAAG GCAGCAGCAACcaccccaggcagagctggaagtgGGCCCAGGAAGGGAGAGCTTGGCTGGCTACGAGCACTCACAG GTGCCCGTCCAGCCCGTGAGCGCTGCCGGCCCCGAGCACAGCAAGCCCCTGGAGAAGGCTGAGAGCCTCTTCAGCCAGGAGCGGGACCCACGCTTCGGGGACATCTTCCCTGGCATCAGCACAG ACCAGAGCAAAGCCAGCACCATGCCAGCCAACCCTCCCCTCTTCGCCCAGGGAAACACCTTCACTGCTGCACGGCCCACTGAGAACTTCAG gagcagcagcatggtCCCTCCAGTGAACATCATCCAGCAGCAGTCCTCCCCCGCCGGCCGGATCTTATCCCAGATTTCCCGGCACTCCACGCCAGCTCAGGTCAGCGGGACCACCTGGGCTCCAGGGACACGGCCGGTGTTCACACCCCAG CAAGTGGCATCGCAGACAGTGAAGACCCGGCCGCCTTCCTTCGGCATGGGGACATTCCAGGGCACGCCGTCCTCCTTCAGCTCCATGGCAGCGCCGGGATCCACGGCTTCTCCCACCACGGTGCCGTACCCGGCCCTGGCCAGCCGTGGCACAGGCTTCA CAGCCGCGGAGGCAGCGCAGACCCCGGCCCCGTTCCAGCCCCGCGCCGCCGACGCCGTGGGGATGTGGCCACAgtggcagggacagcaccacGGGCCAGGATCCGGGGAGCAGCAcgtgcagcagccccagcccagccagcctgAGGTCTTCCCA GACATGCTGACCATGTTGGGGGACCAAGGGCCCAACTACAACAATGAAGAATTCCCAGAGTTGAATATATTCCCTTCTTTCTCCGAATAA
- the ARNT gene encoding aryl hydrocarbon receptor nuclear translocator isoform X7, with protein MAATAASAEMASDVSSLGAAVGSGSSGSGAQAGGAAAQRPSKRRPGLDFDDDGEGNSKFLRCDDDPMPNDKERFARENHSEIERRRRNKMTAYITELSDMVPTCSALARKPDKLTILRMAVSHMKSLRGTGNTSTDGTYKPSFLTDQELKHLILEAADGFLFIVSCETGRVVYVSDSVTPVLNQPQSEWFGSTLYEQVHPDDVGKLREQLSTSENALTGRILDLKTGTVKKEGQQSMRMCMGSRRSFICRMRCGNSSVDPVAVNRLSFMRNRCRNGLGAAKDGEPHYVVVHCTGYIKAWPPAGVSLPDDDPDAGQGSKFCLVAIGRLQVTSSPNCTDMNNVCQPTEFISRHNTEGIFTFIDHRCVATVGYQPQELLGKDIVDFCHPEDQQLLRDSFQQVVKLKGQVLSVMFRFRSKNREWLWMRTSSFTFQNPYSDEIEYIICTNTNVKNSSQESRPALANSMPRPQLGQSVSLPLDMGTAPLPSRQQQPPQAELEVGPGRESLAGYEHSQVPVQPVSAAGPEHSKPLEKAESLFSQERDPRFGDIFPGISTDQSKASTMPANPPLFAQGNTFTAARPTENFRSSSMVPPVNIIQQQSSPAGRILSQISRHSTPAQVSGTTWAPGTRPVFTPQQVASQTVKTRPPSFGMGTFQGTPSSFSSMAAPGSTASPTTVPYPALASRGTGFTAAEAAQTPAPFQPRAADAVGMWPQWQGQHHGPGSGEQHVQQPQPSQPEVFPDMLTMLGDQGPNYNNEEFPELNIFPSFSE; from the exons ATGGCCGCCACCGCCGCCAGCGCGG AGATGGCCTCCGATGTTTCCTCGCTGGGTGCAGCCGTGGGCTCCGGGAGCTCGGGGTCGGGAGCTCAGGCTGGAGGAGCCGCTGCTCAGAGGCCCAGCAAGAGACGGCCCgg gctCGATTTTGATGACGATGGAGAAGGGAACAGTAAATTCCTCAG ATGTGATGATGACCCAATGCCAAACGATAAAGAGAGATTTGCCAG GGAGAACCACAGCGAGATCGAGCGCAGGAGGAGGAACAAGATGACCGCCTACATCACGGAGCTGTCGGACATGGTGCCCACGTGCAGCGCCCTGGCCCGCAAGCCGGACAAGCTGACCATCCTGCGCATGGCCGTGTCCCACATGAAATCCCTGCGTGGCACTGGCAACACCTCCACAGATGGCACCTACAAACCCTCCTTCCTCACCGACCAG gAGCTCAAACACCTGATCCTGGAGGCAGCTGATGGCTTCCTGTTCATCGTGTCGTGCGAGACGGGCCGCGTGGTCTACGTGTCGGACTCGGTGACGCCGGTGCTGAACCAGCCCCAGTCCGAGTGGTTTGGCAGCACCTTGTACGAGCAGGTGCACCCCGACGACGTGGGCAagctgagggagcagctctccACCTCTGAGAACGCCCTCACAG GTCGTATTCTCGATTTGAAGACGGGGACTGTGAAGAAGGAAGGGCAGCAGTCCATGAGGATGTGCATGGGCTCCCGGAGATCTTTCATCTGCCGAATGAG GTGTGGCAACAGCTCTGTGGATCCAGTTGCTGTCAATCGTCTCAGCTTCATGAGGAATCGCTGCAG GAATGGTTTAGGTGCAGCCAAGGATGGAGAACCTCACTACGTCGTTGTACACTGCACGGGCTACATCAAAGCCTGGCCCCCAGCAG GTGTTTCCTTGCCTGACGATGACCCCGACGCTGGCCAGGGCAGCAAGTTCTGCCTCGTGGCCATTGGCAGGCTCCAG GTGACCAGCTCCCCCAACTGCACAGACATGAACAATGTGTGCCAGCCCACAGAGTTCATCTCCCGACACAACACCGAAGGAATTTTCACCTTCATCGACCACCGGTGCGTGGCCACCGTGGGTTACCAGCCCCAG GAACTTTTGGGGAAAGACATTGTGGATTTCTGCCATCCAGAAGACCAGCAGCTTTTACGGGACAGTTTTCAGCAG gTGGTGAAGTTAAAAGGTCAGGTTCTGTCAGTCATGTTCCGCTTCCGATCCAAAAACCGGGAATGGCTGTGGATGAGAACCAGCTCCTTCACCTTCCAGAACCCCTACTCGGATGAGATCGAATACATCATCTGCACCAACACCAACGTCAA GAACTCGAGCCAAGAGTCCCGGCCTGCCCTGGCAAACTCCATGCCAAGGcctcagctggggcagagcGTCAGCCTTCCCCTGGACATGGGCACGGCCCCACTGCCCTCAAG GCAGCAGCAACcaccccaggcagagctggaagtgGGCCCAGGAAGGGAGAGCTTGGCTGGCTACGAGCACTCACAG GTGCCCGTCCAGCCCGTGAGCGCTGCCGGCCCCGAGCACAGCAAGCCCCTGGAGAAGGCTGAGAGCCTCTTCAGCCAGGAGCGGGACCCACGCTTCGGGGACATCTTCCCTGGCATCAGCACAG ACCAGAGCAAAGCCAGCACCATGCCAGCCAACCCTCCCCTCTTCGCCCAGGGAAACACCTTCACTGCTGCACGGCCCACTGAGAACTTCAG gagcagcagcatggtCCCTCCAGTGAACATCATCCAGCAGCAGTCCTCCCCCGCCGGCCGGATCTTATCCCAGATTTCCCGGCACTCCACGCCAGCTCAGGTCAGCGGGACCACCTGGGCTCCAGGGACACGGCCGGTGTTCACACCCCAG CAAGTGGCATCGCAGACAGTGAAGACCCGGCCGCCTTCCTTCGGCATGGGGACATTCCAGGGCACGCCGTCCTCCTTCAGCTCCATGGCAGCGCCGGGATCCACGGCTTCTCCCACCACGGTGCCGTACCCGGCCCTGGCCAGCCGTGGCACAGGCTTCA CAGCCGCGGAGGCAGCGCAGACCCCGGCCCCGTTCCAGCCCCGCGCCGCCGACGCCGTGGGGATGTGGCCACAgtggcagggacagcaccacGGGCCAGGATCCGGGGAGCAGCAcgtgcagcagccccagcccagccagcctgAGGTCTTCCCA GACATGCTGACCATGTTGGGGGACCAAGGGCCCAACTACAACAATGAAGAATTCCCAGAGTTGAATATATTCCCTTCTTTCTCCGAATAA